The genomic interval GGGAGGGAGATAATAAAGAAATTCAACTTTCCACCCCATTCCGTTATTGTTGTCATCTCCAATTCTGGAAGGAATCCTTTCACAATTGATGTAGCTCTTCAAGCGAAGGAAATGGGTTTAAAGGTGATAGCGATAACGAACCTGAATCATTCCCGCTCGGTGTCATCACGACATTCAAGCGGGAAGCGCCTTTTCGAGGTGGCCGATATAGTGATAGATAACTGCGGCGAGCTCGGCGATGCGATAATGAAGGTGGAAGGAACGGATGTTCCTGCAGGAGCGACCTCAGGTGTTATCGGCTCGGCGATTGTGCAAGCGATGGTGGTGGAGGCGGCTGACCGTCTCGGGCAGATGGGGATAGAGCCTCCGCTTTATCTCAGCGCCAATATAGACGGAGGACCCGAACATAACAAGAGGATTGAAGAACTCTATAGGGAGAAGTTGCAGAGGGCAAGAGGTGAGCTCAAAGAGTAAAAAGAAGTGCCGTTAAAAATCGGGTTAAAAGAAGAGAGGCAGAAAAAGTTAGAGAGGGAATTGGAGAGGATAATTCCCATCCTAATCCAAATTTAAGGAAAGGTTATGTATGAGGTGTAGGAGCGAGAGATGGTTTGCGCAGGCGATATATGATTTATTTAGAGGATGTGAAGAGAGCGGTTTCCCTCTCGAAGAAAGCCATGGAGGTGGTGAGGGAAAAGATGGGGCATAAAAATAAGTGATTATTTTAAGAGGAGGTAGAGAGTTGTGAGAGTGTTGATGTTATCTTGGGAGTATCCCCCTAATATTGTCGGTGGATTGGGGAGGCATATGGGAGGATTATGCCCTGCTCTGGCGAAAAAGGATGTGGAGGTCCATATAATCACATCATCTGCTCCCGACCTCCCATCCTATGAGGAGAAGGACGGAGTCCATATTTATAGGGTTGATGAGAATTTCATCTTTCCCTTGGATTTTTCCAATAAAATCCATCAACTGAACTTCGCGGTGATTCAAGCTGCTATTCCTCTTTTGAATAAAAACAAATTCCATATAATACATACCCACGATTGGCTCAATTGTATGGCGGGGAGGGTTTTGAAGCACGCTTATAAGATTCCCCTTGTTGCGACTATTCACGCCACGGAATTCGGCAGGAGGGGAGGATTAACAGAGCCGATTTCCCGCTATATTCACTCTCAGGAGTGGCTTCTCGGTTATGAGGCTTGGAAGGTCATAGTTTGCAGTGAGGCTATGAAGGAAGAGGTTATGAATGTTCTCTCCATTCCACCCGATAAAATTGAGGTTATCCCAAATGGGATAGATTTA from bacterium carries:
- a CDS encoding SIS domain-containing protein; protein product: MSKGLEYLEKVKELIEKVKTTQGKHIEEAGKVIADAIAKGGIIYFCGSGHARMIALEGVGRAGGFIPADAIPEGPEQEEGVGREIIKKFNFPPHSVIVVISNSGRNPFTIDVALQAKEMGLKVIAITNLNHSRSVSSRHSSGKRLFEVADIVIDNCGELGDAIMKVEGTDVPAGATSGVIGSAIVQAMVVEAADRLGQMGIEPPLYLSANIDGGPEHNKRIEELYREKLQRARGELKE